The sequence below is a genomic window from Draconibacterium halophilum.
CTGATTGTAATCTACCATTGGTTAAAAATTTCTTTCGTAAGCCTGGTTAATAATTGTGCTGTCGGTGGTTAACCAGATATCAACCGATGAACCCAGGTTTATTTGTTTGGTAAACTGTGGATCCGGCAGTTGTTTCCATATTCTTGCACTTGCCGAGTCTTCGGCAGTTTCGGCTGTATTGTCGTAAATCGTAGCGCCCATATTCAGCATGGCATCGGTAATTGTCGATTCAGCTTCTTCCATCGTAAATCCGGTGAGGTTGGGTAAAGTTGTCTGCATATTTCCCTGGCTCCGTCCAATCTCCAGATCAACATCAGTTCCTTTAACGATTTTGTCGCCTTCATAGATCTCAACAGAACCCTGCGTGGCACTTAATACCAGGTCGTTGTATTCCGATGGTTGGTAGGAAATATTACCCACTTGCAATCCAGTACGTTCAATAAGTGCCTGTGCCTGCCGGAAAGAAATATCAGTTAATCGTGGAAGGATAACTTTTTCGGGCTCGTTAGAGTTTATGGTAAGTTGGATTACGCGGTTTTCCTTTACGTGAGAATTGGCCAACGGCAATTGATCGACCACAGTACCCGGCTCGAAATTTTTGTTGTAAACCGAATCGATTACTTCCACACGCAGCTTATTTGCGCTGGCACTGGCTGTTGCTCCTTCTATGCTGAGGCCTGTTAAAGCCGGAACCGGGTATGATACACCATGTTTAGTGTATAATTTTAAACCTTTAAAGGTTATAAAAAGAAGAAGCGCCACAAGCACAATGGCAATTAATAGGTGCTTAGCAAAAGCACGGCTGGTGATAAATTTTCCTAAACTCATTTTTTGTATGGTACTTATTTAAGAGAACAAAAATAAGCCAAAAAAAGTATGATGAAAGGATTTTGGTGATAAACAAATCTCAAAAAAAATGTTCCGGGCGATCAGTTCTTGAAGAAGGCTTTTTGCAAACATGCATAAACACGAAAAGGTAAAGAACTGAATTCTTTACCTTCCCACTAAATTTAACCAGATAAAATAAATTATCTCTTATG
It includes:
- a CDS encoding PASTA domain-containing protein, whose protein sequence is MSLGKFITSRAFAKHLLIAIVLVALLLFITFKGLKLYTKHGVSYPVPALTGLSIEGATASASANKLRVEVIDSVYNKNFEPGTVVDQLPLANSHVKENRVIQLTINSNEPEKVILPRLTDISFRQAQALIERTGLQVGNISYQPSEYNDLVLSATQGSVEIYEGDKIVKGTDVDLEIGRSQGNMQTTLPNLTGFTMEEAESTITDAMLNMGATIYDNTAETAEDSASARIWKQLPDPQFTKQINLGSSVDIWLTTDSTIINQAYERNF